One genomic region from Spirosoma sp. KCTC 42546 encodes:
- a CDS encoding LytTR family DNA-binding domain-containing protein — protein MYSCLIVEDDSAFVDQLRAYLAQTTLFEPPLVCSTAMEAFSLLNNTSVDLLLLDYNLPGMTGVELLQGLINLPPVIMISAHVEPAISCYDLDSVADFLVKPFDYLRFLRGIRRALALQPQPVVTKVVEPAPVVEEKKHMFFKSGRKLNRFVLDDILYAEAYGTYIKVYTQNGPVVLNQRLKTLENELPSDRFVRIHKSFIINVQHLSNLEANHVQVSTKKFPIGTTYRPAVLQFMQQAGVVVTNN, from the coding sequence CAGACAACTCTTTTTGAGCCACCGTTAGTTTGTTCCACGGCCATGGAGGCCTTTTCACTACTGAATAATACCAGCGTCGATCTCCTGCTTTTAGATTATAATCTGCCGGGTATGACCGGAGTCGAACTCCTTCAGGGTCTGATCAATCTACCTCCTGTTATTATGATAAGTGCTCACGTTGAGCCAGCCATATCCTGTTACGACCTGGATTCAGTTGCCGATTTTCTGGTTAAACCATTTGATTACCTCCGTTTTTTACGGGGTATTCGTCGGGCATTAGCTCTCCAGCCCCAACCCGTTGTTACGAAGGTGGTAGAGCCAGCTCCAGTCGTCGAAGAAAAAAAGCACATGTTCTTTAAATCGGGCCGGAAATTGAATCGATTTGTACTCGATGATATCTTATACGCTGAAGCCTACGGTACATACATAAAAGTATATACGCAGAATGGTCCCGTAGTATTGAATCAGCGTTTAAAAACGCTGGAAAACGAATTACCCAGCGACCGCTTTGTTAGAATACATAAGTCCTTCATTATTAATGTCCAGCATCTTAGCAATTTGGAAGCCAACCATGTGCAAGTGTCAACGAAAAAGTTCCCAATTGGCACCACATACCGCCCGGCTGTACTCCAGTTTATGCAACAAGCAGGTGTCGTAGTTACCAATAATTAA